One genomic segment of Brassica napus cultivar Da-Ae chromosome A3, Da-Ae, whole genome shotgun sequence includes these proteins:
- the LOC111213710 gene encoding protein SON-like, which produces MEMVSGKVVQGCPNAGNPFHECTAICLEILNSGNVHKKEKKLFGFGKRTPGRDTPSSSPARGSRSPLASYFAKKKVESDTSPSTDHTNGNFFSRLSPLQGRPSQLKNEPTNNMDSLPMSPSLAGYSGGDYFARRADQRGGEDNDMYSPRPFGTQPRTPEHPLRTPRRRPHTPKHRSDTSPWAHQEDPISLETRPRTPERVSNTSDTRPMTPVHDSSATARRPQTPENRMRTEQHRGRSPEFMARSPGPRSKTPEPQPTYFEPLSRTPKQRSKTPEPSPRIPQTHPISHRSLDSAAFQTPRAAETKPRIHESRQKTAVQKGKSPDRREKISQTSSEMGQRSSQAYNYLGSKAESVYIENDDESVLLYPELILSPQERPLSRPITPSRRGYETPTKQEERFDQLDECGSSDDDRFSFVDDEHDDNSIWRYPEITPKSGSTTPVHHKSRSKQDEPQRFSLILKENETREDVQSTQSESIVSVGDYKVRASVSATLEQILDKHGDIASASKLHSLATRSYYLDMLASVAFELQTTPLKHLKESRVVEMLAIVRDVESVKIKVDWLKPVLEEIVEAVKHYDQHEMSVMEKEVCQGDVLLVRQEMEKQGKELREKEKKLREWRERTTEMAGKLGSLDMRKARLDKRLAFLSSKVDKFQGESLLQDIL; this is translated from the exons ATGGAAATGGTGTCTGGAAAAGTGGTTCAAGGTTGCCCCAACGCAGGCAATCCTTTCCACGAGTGTACTGCAATCTGTTTAGAGATATTAAACTCCGGAAATGTCCACAAGAAGGAAAAGAAACTCTTTG GGTTTGGTAAGAGAACTCCAGGCAGGGACACTCCTTCAAGCAGTCCGGCTCGTGGAAGCAGATCGCCTCTTGCCAGCTATTTTGCCAAGAAGAAGGTTGAATCAGACACTTCACCTTCCACTGATCATACCAATGGTAACTTCTTCAGCCGCTTGTCCCCGCTCCAGGGACGCCCGTCCCAACTCAAGAACGAGCCTACAAACAATATGGACTCCCTCCCTATGTCGCCTTCTTTGGCAGGATACTCAGGGGGAGACTATTTTGCAAGGAGG GCTGATCAGCGTGGAGGTGAGGATAATGATATGTACTCTCCAAGGCCCTTTGGAACTCAGCCTAGGACGCCTGAACACCCTCTTAGGACACCTCGGCGTAGGCCCCACACACCCAAACACCGCTCTGACACTAGTCCGTGGGCTCACCAAGAGGACCCTATTTCACTTGAAACAAGGCCGAGGACCCCTGAACGCGTATCCAACACCTCTGATACTAGGCCTATGACGCCCGTACATGACTCTTCTGCAACAGCAAGGCGGCCCCAAACGCCAGAAAATAGGATGAGGACGGAACAACATAGAGGGAGGTCACCTGAATTCATGGCCAGATCCCCGGGGCCAAGGTCCAAGACTCCAGAGCCTCAGCCTACCTACTTTGAACCATTGTCAAGGACTCCGAAACAGCGCTCCAAGACACCTGAACCCAGCCCTAGAATTCCCCAAACTCACCCCATATCCCACAGATCCCTCGACAGTGCAGCTTTTCAAACCCCCCGGGCAGCTGAAACTAAGCCAAGAATACATGAAAGTAGGCAAAAGACTGCAGTCCAGAAAGGAAAGTCACCTGACCGCAGGGAAAAAATCTCACAAACGTCTTCTGAGATGGGTCAAAGATCATCTCAGGCCTACAATTATCTTGGGAGCAAAGCTGAGTCGGTTTACATCGAGAATGACGATGAATCGGTTCTACTCTATCCGGAACTCATTTTGTCACCTCAAGAAAGGCCACTATCTAGACCCATTACG CCTAGTCGCCGTGGATATGAAACTCCCACCAAACAGGAAGAACGTTTCGATCAGTTGGATGAGTGTGGGAGCTCAGATGACGATAGATTTTCATTTGTGGATGATGAACACGACGATAACTCTATTTGGCGTTACCCTGAGATCACACCAAAATCAGGAAGCACCACG CCAGTGCATCACAAATCCCGAAGCAAACAAGATGAACCGCAGAGATTCAGTCTAATACTTAAGGAGAATGAAACAAGAGAAGATGTGCAGTCCACTCAGTCCGAGTCTATCGTTTCTGTGGGAGATTACAAAGTCAGAGCGAGCGTCTCAGCTACTCTTGAGCAAATCCTAGACAAGCACGGTGACATTGCATCTGCTTCAAAACTACATTCGCTTGCCACCAGATCCTACTACCTCGACATGCTCGCCTCCGTGGCTTTTGAACTGCAGACGACTCCCTTAAAGCATCTCAAGGAGTCCCGCGTGGTGGAAATGCTAGCGATTGTTAGAGACGTTGAGTCCGTGAAAATCAAGGTAGATTGGCTCAAGCCCGTCCTTGAGGAAATCGTTGAGGCGGTAAAGCATTACGACCAGCACGAGATGAGCGTAATGGAGAAAGAGGTGTGCCAAGGGGATGTGTTGCTTGTGAGGCAAGAAATGGAGAAACAGGGGAAAGAGCTgagggagaaggagaagaagttgAGGGAGTGGAGAGAGAGAACGACAGAGATGGCTGGGAAGTTGGGAAGTCTGGATATGAGAAAAGCGCGTCTCGACAAGAGATTGGCGTTTCTCAGTTCCAAGGTGGACAAGTTTCAGGGTGAATCTCTTCTTCAAGACATCTTGTGA